DNA sequence from the Colletotrichum destructivum chromosome 9, complete sequence genome:
CACTATGTCTGCCTCTAACGATAACACCTCCACCCTTAAGTCCTACGTTGACTCTGCCACCGGCGCTGCCCAAAACTTCGTTGGCTCCCTCACCGGCAACACTGCCGACCAGAACAAGGGCGAGGCTAAGCAGGACAAGGGGCAGGTCGAGCACGATGCGTCCCACGCTACCGCCAAGCTTCCTGGATTCACTGCTACCGCCCAAGGTGTGAGCAAGGACGACCCTGATCGTGCCAGCGGTTCCTGGAACCAGACCGTCGGCTCTGCTAAGGAGACTGTTGGTGGTCTCGTTGGCTCCGAGGTAAGATTTTTCAAGTCACACCCACCAGCGAATATTATCGTTGAAAAGAAGCTGACATTTGAATCTACAGAACCTCAAGCAGCAAGGCCGCGAGCAGAATCTTGAGGGTCAGTCGCAGGAGGCCAAGGGCCAGCTCAACGATTACACTTCTGGCATTGGCAACCGTGTCCAGGGAACCATCGGTAGCGCCGTCGCTGGCCTTACTGGTGACAAGGCTGGCCAGGAGCACTACCAGGGTCTGCACGACACGGGCAAGACGCAGCAGCGAGGTGCTGAGCACGACATTcagaagcaggccgaggccaagcagTAAAGTATGGACTCTGTTGCGTCACACGATTTGATTGGCATGAGCGATGCCTGGTGTGTTTACACACACATGGAATTTGATACCCCCTTGCACCAGAGAGAAGAATGCATACTTTTAAATAGTCCTACAAGTAGAGGATGAATCATGTCATCCACCTCACGCTTTGGTTCCTCGGCGTACGTTGCTGTGATATGAAGTACGATTGTGCATCTAAGAAATGGGAACCCGGTTTTCCAGACACATTGCTGCGCCTTCCAGATTGGGAAAGTGGGTTGGTGGGATGTCAGTGGTGATCCAGTGTTCTCGCCAGAAACGCACTGCATATTGACATGTTTCTAGAAGGGGCAAACGGTAAGCGGCAAGCCGATGGAGAATAGGGTCTGATTTCATTTGCTCACAACAAGGAGATAGATGGGCGACAAAATGAACATCGATCGACACCACCACATCTCTGGCGGCCTCGATTTTCTATCATGCACCTACCGGTGATCACAAGGAGCTAAACATCCCCGCTGACCTCGCTTTGCAGCGCAAGTGCATGCAGAACAATCTGGACGCCGCCGAAACACGCTGTCCCCAGCCTCTTGCAGACCTTGGTAATTAGCTAGTGACTTAGTGCAGGGATCCAAATATCGACCGTAGGTTGCAGCGTTCGGATGGCACACTATGGCGCTGGAAAACATGTAAGGTACCTGAGATTAAGGTGCTGGAGACAAGACAGCACTTCCCAACGTTGCACAGTCTCCCGTCTCCATCCCTCCTCATCGTGGTTTCGGCAAGCAAAGCGCACCAGAACCAGACATGCTATGCCATCTCAATATCCTCCTTGACCGCTGAACGTTGGCCCCTCGCCCGCTGCCCACCGCAATGCTGCGTTCCGGGTTCTAGCCCCTCCCAGCCCCGTCTTCTAATGGCTATCAAAAAGCAACCATCCGGCGCCAAAATTGctgcttcttttcctctccaAGTGAGGGGGGGAACATGGGCCCTTGGTCCATGACATGCAGCGCAGTGAGTGGatacatccatccatcgtcTATGCACAGAACGAAGCCCCGAAAACGAGGGCCACGACGAGGTCGGTGCTAATGACAATATGTGCTACCACCGTTGGTCACACGTCCAGCCCTCATTGATGGGTGGCCCATCTCGCCATTCTCAAGTTCCCAAgagggcgccggcaccggcggaTCGGTTCTAGAGCCACGCTCGAGTCGCAGTGAAGCCATGCTGCTGGATACAGATATGTTGGCCCCTCACCTGCTGTCCAGTGACAGGTGACTCGCTTTCACTTGCAGCTGCAGGGGAGGGCACCAAATTACCAACCATCGGGGCGTCGCATCCCACGTCCACGAACGGTCTCCGTACGAGAGCAGTCTCGGTGGTATTATTGGCTCATGCCGCCCAGTGGCTGCATGTCACAACAAGAAGATGCAAGGGAGATGCGCACCGGAGAGGGGCGGAGAGACGtaaggaagaggaggcaTTATCTGATTGCGACAGCGTCTGGAATCGACTTACAGACCCTAACGTCGTACTGACGCACACATCACTACCTTTATTCGTACCTACCTCTCTGTGCCATTCACTACCCTTCCGCCGCGagccctccttgccctcatGTGCGCACTTCTATAGTCATCCTCGttgcctcctcttccccttccgTTTTGCCCCGTTCCATCTCGCTTCGTTTCCCTCCGCGTTGCAGATCGCGCACATTCACAGACTCACTTTCCGACCACCAAACGCTGCTCCGTCGCATC
Encoded proteins:
- a CDS encoding Putative CsbD-like domain, YjbJ superfamily protein codes for the protein MSASNDNTSTLKSYVDSATGAAQNFVGSLTGNTADQNKGEAKQDKGQVEHDASHATAKLPGFTATAQGVSKDDPDRASGSWNQTVGSAKETVGGLVGSENLKQQGREQNLEGQSQEAKGQLNDYTSGIGNRVQGTIGSAVAGLTGDKAGQEHYQGLHDTGKTQQRGAEHDIQKQAEAKQ